One genomic region from Bernardetia sp. encodes:
- a CDS encoding type II toxin-antitoxin system VapC family toxin codes for MKYVIDTNILIHIVRSSPTWEYVDMTFEPFDFPKNETYVSFASVAEILAISLKLGWKEKKIIKLSEFLSKLEIINTSGNIDDKLLQNYAIIDAYSQGKLENLPLPKGMSARNMGKNDIWIAATASAIEASLLTTDKDFLHLDNVFCKVILVE; via the coding sequence ATGAAATACGTAATTGATACAAATATTTTGATTCATATCGTTAGGAGTTCTCCTACATGGGAGTATGTAGATATGACCTTTGAACCTTTTGACTTTCCCAAAAATGAAACTTATGTTAGCTTTGCTTCTGTGGCTGAAATATTAGCAATTAGCTTAAAGCTAGGATGGAAAGAGAAGAAAATCATTAAACTATCAGAATTTCTATCTAAGCTAGAAATTATAAATACATCTGGAAATATAGATGATAAGTTGTTACAAAATTATGCTATAATTGATGCTTATAGTCAAGGCAAACTAGAAAATTTGCCATTACCTAAAGGCATGTCAGCAAGAAATATGGGTAAAAATGATATTTGGATTGCTGCTACAGCTAGTGCAATAGAAGCCTCCCTACTGACCACAGATAAAGATTTTTTACACCTAGATAATGTATTTTGCAAAGTTATTTTAGTAGAATAA